Genomic window (Catenulispora sp. MAP5-51):
GTTCAGGAAGCTGTTGTCCTGCGAGCCGCCGATGTACGGCCGCGAGCTCGCCGGCCAGAACTGCACGATCGCCACCCACCAGCCGGCGCTCACCACGATGGCCAGGCCGGCCGCGCCGATCTGCCACAGCCGGCGCAGGAACTTGCCGGGGCCCAGGGCCAGGTACACGGCCGTCAGCGCGGGCAGGATCAGGAACGCCTGCAGGGTCTTGGTGAGGAAGGCGAAGCCGATCAGCGTCCCGGCCAGCACCAGCCAGCGCGTGCTGCCGTGCTCCATGGCGCGCACCACCGCGTAGACGGAGAGCGTCATCAGCAGGACCAGCAGCGCGTCGGGGTTGTTGAACTTGAACATCAGCACCGCGACCGGCGTGACCGCCAGCGCCGCCGCCGCGAGCAGTCCGGCCGCCGCGCCGATCGTCGCGGTGCGGCTGCGGGTCAGCACCCGCTTCACCGCCGCGTAGACGACGCCGCACGTCGCGACGCCCATCAGCGCCTGCGGCATCAGCATGGTCCAGGAGTTGAAGCCGAAGACCCGGCCGAAGACCTCCATGACCCACAGCGAGGCCGGGGGCTTGTCGACCGTGATCGCGTTGCCGGCGTCGAGCGACCCGAAGAGCATCGCCTTCCAGCTCTTCGTGCCGGCCTGGACCGCCGCGGCGTAGAACGAGTTCGCCCAGCCGGAGGCCGACAGGTCCCACAGGTACAGGACGGCCGCGGCGACCAGCAGGCCCAGCAGACCCGGCCGGGCCCAGCTTGGGTCGCTCTCCGGGCCGCGCCAGAAGCGGGTGAAGCGTCCGGTGCCGCCGGCCGCTGTCTGATCCGACGGCGGTCCGATCTCGTAGACGACTTCCGAGGTCGGGGAAAACGCGCTCATGACAGCTCTCCAGAGGTCTGAGCCGCCGGGATCGGGGATTCGTGATCGGCGGACGTGGTCGGATGGTGCCTGGGGTGGAAGACCCAGGCGCGGAGCAGGATGAAACGGGCCAGCGTCGACAGGCCGTTGGCGACGATCAGCGCCGCCAGTTCCGCGACGCGGGAGGGATGCTGCACGGCCGCGTGGACCCCGGCCAGCGTCCCGGTGGACAGCACGAGCCCGATGCCGAAGGCCACGAGGCCGCCGATCTGGTCGCGCAGGGCGTTGCGGCTGCCGGTCACGCCGAAGGTGAAGCGGCGGTTGGCGGCCGTGTTGGCGACGGCGGTGACGGCCAGCGCGACGGCGTTGGCCGCGAAGGCCCCCATCGGCCCCCGCAGCAGCACGTAAAGGAGCAGATACGCCAGCGTCGACAGGACGCCGATGGTCGCGAAGACCGGGATCTGCCACTTCAGCCCGGGCGGCGGGTCGGCGGCCCGGACGCGGGCCCGGACCGGCGCGCCGGAGGAGGAGCGCAGCGAGGCCTTGGCCACCCGCCACATGCCCCGCAGGTCGGCCTTGGCGGTCTTCACGATGTCGACGCGGGAGTCCGGGTCGTCGATCCAGTCCACCGGCACCTCGTGGATGCGCAGGCCCGAGCGCTCGGCGAGCAGCAGGAGCTCGGTGTCGAAGAACCACTCCTCGTCCTGTACCCGCGGCAGCAGAGCCTGGACCACCTCGGTCTTGGCGGCCTTGAAGCCGCACTGCGCGTCCGAGAAGCGCGCCGCCATCGTGGTGCGCAGCAGGAAGTTGTAGGTGCGCGAGATGAACTCCCGCTTGGGGCCGCGCGCCACCGCGCTGCCCCGGGCCAGCCGCGTGCCGATGGCCAGGTCCGAGTGGCCGCTGAGCAGCGGGGCCACCAGCGGCAGGAACGCGTTGAGGTCGGTGGACAGGTCGACGTCCATGTAGGACACGACGTCGGCGTCGGAGGCGGACCACACGGCGCGCAGCGCCCGGCCGCGGCCCTTGAGGTCCAGATGGACGGCGCGCACCCCGCTCAGCTCCCGCGACAGCCGGGCGGCCACCGCCCAGGTGCCGTCGGTCGAGGCGTTGTCGGCCACCGTGATCCGGAACGGATACGGCAGGTTCTCGACGAGGTAGCGATGCAGTCTGCGCACACTGGTCTCCAGGACGTGCTGCTCGTTGTAGACGGGCACCACG
Coding sequences:
- a CDS encoding glycosyltransferase, which translates into the protein MNATALTDREPPDAGTGAARGPRRRLVEVVVPVYNEQHVLETSVRRLHRYLVENLPYPFRITVADNASTDGTWAVAARLSRELSGVRAVHLDLKGRGRALRAVWSASDADVVSYMDVDLSTDLNAFLPLVAPLLSGHSDLAIGTRLARGSAVARGPKREFISRTYNFLLRTTMAARFSDAQCGFKAAKTEVVQALLPRVQDEEWFFDTELLLLAERSGLRIHEVPVDWIDDPDSRVDIVKTAKADLRGMWRVAKASLRSSSGAPVRARVRAADPPPGLKWQIPVFATIGVLSTLAYLLLYVLLRGPMGAFAANAVALAVTAVANTAANRRFTFGVTGSRNALRDQIGGLVAFGIGLVLSTGTLAGVHAAVQHPSRVAELAALIVANGLSTLARFILLRAWVFHPRHHPTTSADHESPIPAAQTSGELS